From the Nodularia sp. NIES-3585 genome, one window contains:
- a CDS encoding GAF domain-containing protein, producing the protein METVSELLQNFLFSENYIPHGHCYLWQKPLVALHLVSDALIAIAYFSIPVMLIYFVNKRGDIPFSKVFVLFGAFIILCGTGHLLDIWTLWHPDYWLSGMERAITALVSCYTALQLMDLLPQFLALRSPEQLEAINQQLEQLVAERQNTEETLQMIVAGTASVTGNDFFPALVQNLAKALDVSYAIVFKTIDDSLQKVQSVNFWQVDHLGENFEYELINTPCQNVIQNNMLCAYSSGLQEVFPRNPLLEQMGAESYIGVPLVDVNQKVIGNLCIVDVKTLETSDRTKTLLQVFAARASTELQRQWAEEERHRAYEELEFRVKERTFELVEVNHALKVKINERIATEAAMRVMAEREKATTHIIQQMRRSLNLESIFRATTAELRQAVECDRVLIYRFQPDWSGELVAESVSKNWHPVLCEAGKNSKITEVSVDQNSCVITQLTNSQVLIRDTYLQDNAGGIYHQEHSYCCVNDIYEAGFSPCYVELLEQLQARAYTIAPIFRGNQLWGLLAVYQNGKPRQWQNPEIQIVTQISSQLGVAVQQAELFAQTQKQAEELKQAKEVADAASLAKSEFLANMSHELRTPLNAILGFTQLMQRDHTLSSEHQNYTEIINQSGEHLLGLINSVLEMSKIEAGRMTLFEVEFDLHNLLHSLAGMLEHKAKSKGLQLIFECDATLPQYIKADENKLRQVLINLLGNSIKFTKKGQVTLRARCEELEQTANSEFSMPYRLFFEVEDSGTGIAPEEIGNLFQAFQQTRSGRQAKEGTGLGLRISQKFIQLMGGEITVESALGKGSCFRFNLQADFPEAVVISKLSSPILDAVSIAPGETEYRILIVEDNPANRLLLSNILTRLGLAVQEAENGEQAIALWQEWQPHLIFMDMQMPILDGYQAARQIRNLSQKLDNQNGQTTPTKIIALTASAFTEQKQESLDAGCDDFVSKPFLWSEILEILAKYLQIEFVHETTAINQISPSADYVLDAAALAIMPVSWIAKLHQVAAQGNDSSSLHLVAQIPAEHTGLIAALTQLIETYQFDKIIALTQTFNLS; encoded by the coding sequence ATGGAAACAGTATCGGAATTATTACAGAACTTTTTATTTTCTGAGAATTATATACCCCATGGGCATTGCTATCTTTGGCAAAAGCCTCTGGTGGCATTACATTTGGTGAGTGATGCACTGATCGCGATCGCCTATTTTTCGATTCCAGTCATGCTGATTTACTTTGTAAATAAGCGCGGTGATATTCCCTTCTCCAAAGTATTTGTTTTATTTGGCGCATTTATTATCCTCTGTGGTACAGGACACCTGCTGGATATTTGGACACTGTGGCATCCAGATTACTGGTTGTCAGGCATGGAACGAGCCATCACGGCCTTAGTCTCTTGTTATACTGCATTACAACTGATGGATCTTTTGCCGCAATTTCTGGCATTGCGATCGCCAGAACAGCTAGAAGCCATCAACCAGCAATTAGAACAGTTAGTCGCCGAACGACAAAACACAGAAGAAACCCTACAAATGATTGTTGCCGGTACCGCTTCTGTGACTGGCAATGATTTTTTTCCAGCCCTAGTACAAAATCTGGCCAAGGCATTGGATGTCAGTTATGCCATCGTTTTTAAAACCATTGACGACTCGTTACAAAAGGTACAGAGTGTTAATTTTTGGCAGGTAGATCATTTAGGAGAAAACTTTGAATATGAATTAATTAACACGCCCTGCCAAAATGTCATTCAGAATAATATGCTGTGTGCTTATTCGAGTGGATTGCAGGAGGTTTTTCCCCGTAATCCATTGCTAGAGCAGATGGGCGCTGAGAGTTATATAGGTGTTCCCTTGGTAGATGTGAATCAGAAGGTGATTGGTAACCTATGTATTGTCGATGTCAAAACCCTAGAAACAAGCGATCGCACCAAAACACTTTTACAAGTTTTTGCCGCCAGGGCTTCGACAGAATTGCAACGCCAATGGGCAGAAGAAGAAAGACACCGTGCTTATGAAGAACTGGAATTTCGAGTCAAAGAGCGCACATTTGAACTTGTGGAAGTTAATCATGCCTTAAAAGTCAAAATTAACGAAAGAATAGCCACAGAAGCCGCAATGAGGGTAATGGCAGAAAGAGAAAAAGCTACCACCCATATCATCCAGCAAATGCGTCGAAGTCTGAATCTGGAATCGATTTTCCGTGCTACTACTGCGGAATTACGCCAAGCTGTAGAGTGCGATCGCGTCTTGATTTATCGCTTTCAACCTGATTGGAGTGGCGAATTAGTTGCAGAATCTGTCTCTAAAAATTGGCATCCCGTGCTTTGTGAAGCAGGTAAAAATAGTAAAATCACAGAGGTTTCTGTAGATCAAAACAGCTGTGTGATTACCCAACTGACTAATTCACAAGTGTTAATTCGTGATACTTACTTACAAGACAACGCCGGGGGAATATATCACCAAGAACATAGCTATTGTTGTGTTAATGACATCTACGAAGCCGGATTTAGTCCCTGTTATGTTGAGCTTTTAGAACAATTACAGGCACGAGCTTATACTATTGCTCCCATATTCCGTGGAAATCAACTTTGGGGCTTGTTGGCAGTTTACCAAAACGGCAAACCGCGACAATGGCAAAACCCAGAAATTCAGATTGTTACCCAAATTAGCAGTCAACTTGGAGTAGCCGTGCAACAGGCCGAATTATTTGCCCAAACCCAGAAACAAGCAGAGGAACTCAAACAAGCTAAAGAGGTTGCAGATGCCGCTAGTCTGGCTAAAAGTGAATTTTTGGCAAATATGAGCCATGAACTGCGGACTCCACTCAACGCCATTTTGGGTTTTACCCAGTTGATGCAGCGAGATCACACCTTGTCCTCTGAACATCAAAACTATACAGAAATCATTAATCAAAGTGGTGAACATCTCCTGGGGCTAATTAATAGTGTGCTGGAAATGTCCAAGATTGAAGCCGGAAGAATGACTTTATTTGAAGTTGAATTTGATCTGCATAACTTGCTGCATAGTTTAGCAGGAATGCTAGAACATAAAGCCAAGTCTAAAGGCTTACAACTAATTTTTGAGTGTGATGCAACTCTACCCCAATACATCAAAGCTGATGAAAATAAACTGCGTCAAGTCCTGATTAATTTGTTGGGTAATTCCATCAAGTTTACTAAAAAAGGACAGGTAACTCTGCGAGCTAGATGTGAAGAGTTAGAACAAACGGCTAACTCAGAATTTTCCATGCCATACCGTTTATTTTTTGAAGTTGAAGATTCTGGTACTGGGATTGCGCCAGAAGAAATTGGCAATTTATTTCAAGCTTTTCAGCAAACACGCTCTGGAAGGCAAGCCAAGGAAGGAACAGGTTTAGGGTTGCGGATTAGTCAAAAGTTTATCCAGTTAATGGGAGGCGAAATTACTGTTGAAAGTGCGTTAGGTAAAGGCAGTTGTTTCAGATTTAATCTCCAGGCTGATTTCCCTGAAGCAGTTGTCATTTCTAAATTATCTTCTCCCATCCTTGATGCAGTTAGTATTGCTCCCGGAGAAACAGAATATCGGATTTTAATTGTTGAAGATAATCCGGCTAATCGTTTGCTATTAAGTAACATCTTAACCCGGTTAGGTTTAGCAGTACAGGAAGCCGAAAATGGGGAACAAGCTATCGCACTTTGGCAAGAATGGCAACCTCACCTCATTTTTATGGATATGCAGATGCCGATTCTCGATGGTTATCAAGCTGCTCGGCAGATTCGGAATTTGTCACAAAAGTTAGATAATCAAAATGGGCAAACTACCCCGACAAAAATCATCGCTCTCACAGCCAGCGCTTTTACAGAACAGAAGCAAGAAAGTTTAGATGCAGGTTGTGATGATTTTGTCAGCAAACCATTTCTTTGGTCAGAAATTTTAGAAATCCTGGCTAAATATCTCCAGATAGAATTCGTACATGAAACCACTGCGATCAATCAGATTTCCCCGTCAGCAGATTATGTTCTAGATGCTGCTGCTTTAGCTATTATGCCAGTTAGCTGGATTGCCAAATTACATCAGGTAGCCGCCCAAGGAAATGATAGCAGTAGTCTCCATCTCGTTGCTCAAATTCCTGCGGAACACACTGGATTAATTGCCGCTTTAACTCAATTAATCGAAACCTATCAGTTTGATAAAATCATCGCCCTCACTCAAACCTTTAATCTGTCATAA